Proteins encoded together in one Deinococcus ruber window:
- a CDS encoding phosphodiester glycosidase family protein, whose translation MLRPFVVPFAAALLLPLSAALVYRALPAAGSGMLAAPPNDSREGIHREGRLRLPPMPEVVGGQIAYFPPPLPTVTVEIPLPPRPAPALPTVTVSVPRSPASIQNAHSPGSPQVGQSGAVRPGAVQIANVHTDTPGVTQAAPTGLSTLTPLNEGVPVTMTRLQVGRVQVALLRGGLPVSRHVLWRSSVVQFIKASGAVAGVNGTFFKDAAIASNDSNMMGPLLTADGTFLRESDAYLLGRITGRPLVAWSNTQFLVTAFRPATMNRKAQVQALLPGVTDAFVAGAWLVRGGHAISAADMKRYASSDAQEVRPRVFFGVTKDGLGIAGATITPVSSAGLARIAEQVGAQEAVLMDSGYSTSLIYGAQVLAVGHASRKVPSRPVPHAIVFFNPSSVQAQGKPLPGK comes from the coding sequence ATGCTCCGACCATTCGTGGTTCCGTTTGCGGCAGCTCTGCTGTTGCCACTTTCGGCGGCGCTGGTATACCGCGCTCTGCCTGCGGCGGGGAGTGGCATGCTGGCGGCGCCGCCCAACGACAGCCGCGAGGGCATTCACCGCGAGGGGCGTCTGCGGCTGCCTCCGATGCCAGAGGTCGTGGGCGGGCAGATCGCCTATTTCCCGCCGCCGCTGCCCACCGTGACCGTCGAGATTCCGCTGCCGCCGCGCCCTGCGCCTGCGCTGCCCACCGTGACCGTCTCGGTCCCCAGGTCGCCCGCCAGCATTCAGAACGCTCACTCGCCGGGTTCACCCCAGGTGGGCCAGTCGGGGGCTGTTCGGCCCGGTGCTGTCCAGATCGCCAACGTCCATACCGACACGCCGGGCGTGACGCAGGCTGCGCCGACCGGCCTGAGCACCCTGACGCCGCTGAACGAGGGCGTGCCCGTCACTATGACGCGCCTTCAGGTGGGGCGGGTGCAGGTGGCGCTGCTGAGGGGCGGCCTGCCGGTGTCGCGGCATGTGCTGTGGCGCAGCAGCGTGGTGCAGTTCATCAAGGCGTCGGGCGCGGTGGCAGGCGTCAACGGCACCTTCTTCAAAGACGCGGCCATCGCCTCGAACGATTCCAACATGATGGGACCGCTGCTGACCGCCGACGGCACCTTTCTGCGCGAGTCTGACGCGTATCTGCTGGGCCGCATCACCGGTCGCCCGCTGGTGGCCTGGTCGAACACTCAGTTTCTGGTCACGGCCTTTCGCCCGGCCACCATGAACCGCAAGGCGCAGGTCCAGGCGCTGCTGCCGGGAGTGACCGATGCCTTTGTGGCGGGCGCGTGGCTGGTGCGCGGCGGTCACGCCATCAGCGCCGCCGATATGAAGCGCTACGCCTCCTCTGATGCTCAGGAGGTGCGCCCCCGCGTGTTCTTCGGCGTGACCAAAGATGGACTGGGCATTGCCGGAGCCACCATCACGCCGGTCAGCAGCGCCGGTCTGGCCCGCATCGCCGAGCAGGTGGGGGCGCAGGAAGCCGTGCTGATGGACAGCGGTTACAGCACCAGTCTGATCTACGGAGCGCAGGTGTTGGCGGTGGGCCACGCGTCGCGCAAGGTGCCTTCGCGTCCGGTGCCGCACGCCATCGTCTTTTTCAACCCAAGCTCGGTGCAGGCGCAGGGCAAACCGCTGCCGGGCAAATAG
- a CDS encoding Nif3-like dinuclear metal center hexameric protein: protein MTEIISSRMGGVALGDVTAWLDSYLNVSSFKDWSNNGLQVEGNSTVTRIAASVDTSLRSIEEAISSGADLMVVHHGLFWNKPLMVTGPHRRRLQTALDAGLSIYAAHLPLDAHPEIGNNAMIASALSLQDASPFASIGQMGELPYEQTLQEFAERVQKLTGEICLVHGGGGGSGVRRLGIVSGSGAEFITQAAELGLDTLLTGEPEHKHFHDAFELGLNVVYAGHYETEVFGVRALAAKLEEQFGLPWQFLHLPTGL, encoded by the coding sequence ATGACCGAGATCATTTCTTCGCGGATGGGCGGCGTTGCGCTGGGCGACGTGACTGCCTGGCTGGACAGCTATCTGAACGTTTCCAGCTTTAAAGACTGGAGCAACAACGGCCTTCAGGTCGAGGGAAACAGCACCGTGACCCGGATCGCGGCCAGCGTGGATACCAGCCTTCGCAGCATCGAGGAGGCCATTTCCAGCGGCGCAGACCTGATGGTGGTGCACCACGGACTGTTCTGGAACAAGCCCCTCATGGTGACGGGGCCGCATCGTCGCCGCCTTCAGACCGCGCTCGACGCCGGACTGAGCATCTATGCCGCGCACCTGCCACTCGACGCCCACCCCGAGATCGGCAACAACGCCATGATCGCCTCGGCCCTGAGCCTGCAGGACGCCAGCCCCTTTGCCAGCATCGGGCAGATGGGCGAACTGCCCTATGAGCAGACCCTTCAGGAATTTGCCGAGCGGGTGCAGAAGCTGACCGGCGAAATCTGTCTGGTTCACGGCGGGGGCGGCGGCAGCGGCGTGCGGCGGCTGGGCATCGTGTCGGGCAGCGGCGCGGAGTTCATTACCCAGGCGGCGGAACTGGGCCTGGATACCCTGCTGACCGGCGAGCCGGAACACAAGCACTTCCACGACGCCTTCGAACTGGGCCTGAACGTGGTGTATGCGGGCCACTACGAAACCGAGGTCTTTGGCGTGCGGGCGCTGGCGGCAAAACTGGAGGAGCAGTTCGGCTTGCCGTGGCAGTTTCTGCATCTCCCGACGGGGCTGTGA
- the tmk gene encoding dTMP kinase, with translation MSGLFISFEGPEGAGKSTQLRRLAARLAAGGHPHLLTREPGGTDIGDKLRSLVLDTRSHLTAMTEFLIYSGSRAQLVQEVIRPALGRGELVVCDRYVDSSYAYQGYGRGLDLAQLRAVSAAATGGLMPDLTFLLDIDPETGLARAARVGEPDRIERAGLDFHWRLKRGFLELAAQEPKRFVVLDATRDPDALEADIWAAVSERLSEN, from the coding sequence ATGAGCGGCCTCTTCATCAGTTTCGAGGGGCCGGAAGGCGCGGGCAAATCCACCCAGCTTCGGCGGCTGGCGGCGCGGCTGGCAGCAGGCGGGCACCCCCACCTGCTGACCCGCGAACCGGGCGGCACCGACATCGGAGACAAGCTGCGTTCGCTGGTGCTCGACACCCGCAGTCACCTGACCGCCATGACCGAGTTTCTGATCTACAGCGGCAGCCGCGCCCAGCTGGTGCAGGAAGTAATCCGGCCCGCGCTGGGCAGGGGAGAACTGGTTGTGTGTGACCGCTACGTCGATTCGTCGTATGCGTATCAGGGGTACGGGCGCGGCCTCGATCTGGCGCAGCTGCGGGCCGTGAGCGCGGCGGCCACCGGCGGCCTGATGCCCGACCTCACATTCCTGCTGGACATCGACCCGGAAACCGGACTGGCGCGGGCGGCGCGGGTGGGCGAACCCGACCGCATCGAGCGGGCCGGACTGGACTTTCACTGGCGGCTGAAACGGGGCTTTCTGGAGCTGGCTGCCCAGGAGCCGAAGCGCTTTGTGGTACTGGACGCTACCCGCGACCCAGACGCCCTGGAAGCCGATATCTGGGCGGCGGTATCGGAGCGGCTGTCCGAGAACTGA
- a CDS encoding glutaminyl-peptide cyclotransferase produces the protein MKPAAPLALPVALLLLVGAAPVVQARTTPRTSLPVYRPVVVSRLPHDPAAFTEGFELAGGVLYEGTGLEGQSGVRRVALDSGKPMQMRTPPVAGVFGEGVSVLNGQLFELTWQSGLAFVYDAATLKETGRFRYDGEGWGLTNDGTQLIMSDGSDTLTWRDPLTFAIKKSVKVTAQGMPVTNLNELEYAGGWVWANIWLTTKIARIDPKTGKVTAWLDVSELSREAASDTQKAGRTPTFDDVPNGVAYNKARGTLLLTGKRWPTVFEVRVPGLAAGQ, from the coding sequence GTGAAGCCTGCCGCCCCCCTTGCCCTGCCTGTCGCCCTTCTGCTGCTGGTCGGCGCAGCCCCGGTGGTGCAGGCCAGAACGACGCCCCGCACCTCTCTTCCGGTGTACAGGCCGGTGGTGGTCAGCCGCCTGCCGCACGACCCAGCGGCCTTTACCGAGGGCTTCGAGCTGGCAGGTGGCGTGCTGTACGAAGGAACGGGGCTGGAGGGACAATCGGGGGTACGGCGTGTAGCTCTCGACAGCGGCAAGCCGATGCAGATGCGGACGCCGCCAGTCGCCGGAGTATTCGGAGAAGGCGTCAGCGTGCTGAACGGGCAACTCTTCGAGCTGACGTGGCAGAGCGGGCTGGCCTTCGTGTACGACGCCGCCACCCTCAAGGAAACGGGCCGCTTCCGCTACGACGGCGAGGGCTGGGGCCTGACCAACGACGGCACCCAGCTCATCATGAGCGACGGCAGCGACACCCTGACGTGGCGCGATCCACTGACCTTCGCCATCAAGAAAAGCGTGAAGGTAACGGCTCAGGGCATGCCCGTCACGAACCTGAACGAACTGGAATACGCGGGTGGCTGGGTGTGGGCCAACATCTGGCTGACCACCAAAATCGCCCGGATCGACCCCAAAACTGGCAAGGTGACCGCGTGGCTGGACGTGTCCGAGCTGAGCCGCGAGGCCGCCAGCGACACGCAGAAAGCGGGCCGCACCCCCACCTTCGACGATGTGCCCAACGGCGTCGCGTACAACAAAGCGCGGGGAACGCTGCTGCTGACGGGCAAGCGCTGGCCCACCGTCTTCGAGGTGCGCGTGCCGGGGCTGGCAGCCGGGCAATAA
- the queG gene encoding tRNA epoxyqueuosine(34) reductase QueG, translating to MSDARTHLTDLALSLGFDVAGWADAAPVPADLGRYQSWLDSGRQGGMDYLTRQLPRRADLSSSLAGVGSVLVLGAAHSFPEQPVPARGVRLGRVARYAWTPDYHTQLEPLLERLKTEAESLGVRARGYVDHGPILERSLAGRAFPGWQGKSGMLLSTSLGAFVTLAVLLTDLPAPELPASHPDRCGRCTRCISACPTDAIGPDRLIDARVCLSALTIEHRGPLPWHLRPAVGEWLLGCDVCSEVCPWSLHAGPLATLFQPDPELAHPDLRRFFGVSEREFLRSFGHTAFARPRRKGMARNAATVVGNDPQRRGRDVLTLASRDPAWEVREAAAWAWGRWHDTTELERLSRDPQPEVVQAAQRALEELL from the coding sequence ATGTCCGACGCCCGCACCCACCTCACCGATCTGGCCCTGAGCCTGGGCTTCGACGTGGCAGGCTGGGCCGACGCCGCGCCCGTTCCAGCAGACCTAGGGCGCTATCAGAGCTGGCTGGATAGCGGGCGACAGGGCGGGATGGACTACCTGACGCGCCAGCTTCCGCGCCGCGCCGACCTGTCGAGTTCGCTGGCGGGCGTGGGCAGCGTGCTGGTGCTGGGTGCCGCACATTCCTTCCCCGAACAGCCGGTGCCTGCGCGGGGCGTGCGGCTGGGCAGAGTGGCCCGCTACGCCTGGACGCCCGACTATCACACGCAGCTGGAGCCGCTGCTGGAGCGCCTGAAGACCGAGGCCGAGAGCCTGGGCGTGCGGGCACGGGGCTACGTCGATCATGGGCCGATTCTGGAACGCTCTCTCGCGGGGCGGGCCTTTCCCGGCTGGCAGGGCAAATCGGGCATGCTGCTCTCGACCTCGCTGGGCGCGTTCGTGACGCTGGCGGTGCTGCTGACCGACCTGCCCGCGCCCGAACTGCCCGCCAGCCACCCAGACCGCTGCGGACGCTGTACCCGCTGCATCTCGGCGTGCCCCACCGACGCCATCGGGCCAGACCGCCTGATCGACGCCCGCGTCTGCCTGTCGGCCCTGACCATCGAGCACCGGGGGCCGCTGCCGTGGCATCTGCGCCCGGCGGTGGGCGAGTGGCTGCTGGGCTGTGACGTGTGCAGCGAGGTCTGTCCGTGGAGCCTGCACGCCGGGCCGCTCGCCACGCTGTTTCAGCCCGATCCGGAGCTGGCCCACCCCGATCTGCGGCGGTTTTTCGGCGTCTCGGAGCGTGAATTTCTGCGTTCGTTCGGGCACACCGCTTTTGCCCGGCCCCGGCGCAAGGGCATGGCCCGCAACGCTGCCACGGTGGTGGGCAACGACCCGCAGCGGCGAGGGCGCGACGTGCTGACACTGGCAAGCCGCGATCCCGCCTGGGAAGTGCGCGAGGCGGCAGCGTGGGCCTGGGGACGCTGGCACGACACCACCGAGCTGGAACGCCTGAGCCGCGACCCTCAGCCAGAGGTGGTACAGGCGGCGCAGCGGGCATTGGAGGAACTCCTGTAA
- the pgl gene encoding 6-phosphogluconolactonase, with the protein MKVFVSATPEAAATLCAKHLARAAQAAIKERGSFHVALSGGSTPKLMYSALKALPVDWEHVHIYFSDERSVGPDSEDSNYRAAKLGLLDHVSIPPAQVHRIEGERDPHEAAAAYAALLPERLDVVLLGMGDDGHTASLFPDTEGLHASGRVIANWVPKLNTWRISFTFAEINAARERWLLVTGASKAETLREVQNGMGGVEGHPVQGVQNALWYMDTAAAAQLKL; encoded by the coding sequence ATGAAGGTCTTCGTCTCGGCCACCCCCGAAGCCGCCGCGACGCTGTGCGCCAAGCATCTGGCGCGGGCGGCGCAGGCAGCCATCAAGGAGCGGGGCAGCTTTCATGTCGCGCTCTCGGGTGGCAGCACACCCAAACTGATGTACAGCGCCCTGAAGGCACTGCCCGTGGACTGGGAACACGTGCATATCTACTTCTCGGATGAACGCAGTGTGGGTCCGGACAGCGAGGACAGCAATTACCGCGCTGCCAAGCTGGGCCTGCTCGACCACGTGAGCATTCCGCCCGCGCAGGTGCACCGCATCGAGGGCGAGCGCGACCCGCACGAAGCGGCTGCCGCCTACGCCGCGCTGCTGCCAGAGCGCTTGGACGTGGTGCTGCTGGGCATGGGCGACGACGGGCACACCGCCAGCCTCTTCCCCGACACCGAGGGCCTGCATGCCAGCGGGCGCGTGATTGCCAACTGGGTGCCCAAACTCAATACCTGGCGCATCAGCTTCACGTTTGCCGAGATCAACGCGGCCCGCGAGCGCTGGCTGCTGGTGACGGGTGCCAGCAAGGCCGAAACGCTGCGCGAGGTGCAGAACGGCATGGGCGGCGTGGAAGGCCACCCGGTACAGGGCGTGCAGAATGCGCTGTGGTACATGGATACGGCGGCGGCGGCACAGTTGAAGCTGTAA
- a CDS encoding glucose-6-phosphate dehydrogenase assembly protein OpcA, producing MPEAVQYKPLGPVHTDVRHVQSSLDTLWDEAQVETRAFTGNIIALTTSRHLKRVQDTLSGLEGRYAGRQIVGVMDGNELIGVQASLIPQKGVYVERVVLNANPEQLQGAILPLLRPATINHVWWASETAPEGALLKELTDIADQVIADSLTLNLPPSNHYALADLGWSRSAGWREALAQIFDSPDAVAKLSQVQNLKVAYAGENDLAARLFAGWIAATLGWDSLKRVNFVQGHCQRENGDLCHIELTGDGVRFALETEGKEMCRVHAEFNQVDRQTEVVIPRMSLSEGLARVMSHPERAALFEAAWNLAHDSMAKA from the coding sequence ATGCCTGAAGCCGTGCAATACAAACCTCTCGGCCCGGTGCATACCGATGTGCGGCATGTGCAGAGCAGCCTGGATACGCTCTGGGACGAAGCGCAGGTCGAAACGCGGGCCTTTACCGGAAACATCATCGCGCTGACGACCAGTCGGCACCTGAAGCGCGTGCAGGACACCCTTTCTGGCCTGGAAGGGCGCTACGCCGGGCGGCAGATCGTGGGTGTGATGGACGGCAATGAGCTGATCGGCGTGCAGGCCAGCCTGATTCCGCAGAAGGGCGTGTATGTCGAGCGCGTGGTGCTGAACGCCAACCCCGAGCAGCTTCAGGGCGCGATTCTGCCGCTGCTGCGCCCCGCCACCATCAACCATGTGTGGTGGGCTTCCGAAACCGCGCCTGAAGGTGCGCTGCTCAAAGAGCTGACCGACATTGCCGATCAGGTGATTGCCGACAGCCTGACGCTGAATCTGCCGCCCAGCAACCACTACGCCCTGGCCGACCTGGGCTGGAGCCGCTCGGCGGGCTGGCGCGAGGCACTGGCGCAGATTTTCGACAGCCCCGACGCGGTTGCCAAACTGTCGCAGGTGCAGAACCTAAAAGTCGCTTACGCTGGAGAAAACGATCTGGCGGCTCGGCTGTTCGCGGGCTGGATCGCCGCGACGCTGGGCTGGGACAGCTTGAAACGCGTGAACTTCGTGCAGGGGCACTGCCAGCGCGAAAACGGCGACCTGTGCCACATCGAACTGACCGGAGACGGCGTGCGGTTTGCGCTGGAAACCGAGGGCAAGGAGATGTGCCGCGTTCATGCCGAGTTCAATCAGGTTGACCGGCAGACCGAGGTGGTCATTCCGCGCATGAGCCTAAGCGAAGGGCTGGCCCGCGTGATGTCGCACCCGGAGCGGGCCGCGCTGTTCGAGGCTGCCTGGAATCTGGCACACGACAGCATGGCGAAAGCATGA
- the zwf gene encoding glucose-6-phosphate dehydrogenase — translation MPEPTPNPFRAGMRRSRAPEPATLVIFGATGDLSRRKLLPAVFGLWQDGLLGSAFNIVGVGRQEMTDEQFRDYALEALKTSKETDAILPGSLEKFRELLYYEFGDFDKDDVYDRVGTQLDEAENAHGGRKNAVFYLSTPPSLFEPISNGLGRLKLQDQSEGWRRIIIEKPFGTTLETARHLNDAIHGVWDESQVYRIDHYLGKETVQNLMAIRFGNAIFEPIWNRSYVDHVQITAAEDLGLEGRAGYYEEAGILRDMLQNHLMQLFTLVAMEPPVAFDEGAIRDEKVKVLRAVKPIPKEQVAASAVRGQYGPGTLAGERVPGYREEPGVKPGSSTPTYVAVKFEIENWRWQGVPFFIRTGKRLPKKVTEIAVVFKKPPLGLFPGGLERNVLAFRIQPDEGVSLKFSSKTPGQENQLREVTMDFRYDAFGAGLESPYSRLVLDAMLGDATLFPREDEVDHAWQLVTGMLEAWDGQDAPEFPNYAAGSWGPEAADALMGPDRRWRRL, via the coding sequence ATGCCCGAACCCACCCCGAATCCTTTCCGGGCAGGCATGCGCCGCAGCCGCGCCCCCGAACCCGCCACGCTGGTTATTTTCGGCGCAACCGGCGACCTGTCGCGCCGCAAACTGCTGCCCGCCGTCTTCGGCCTGTGGCAGGACGGGCTGCTGGGCAGTGCGTTCAACATCGTGGGTGTGGGCCGTCAGGAGATGACCGACGAGCAGTTCCGCGATTACGCGCTCGAAGCCCTGAAGACCAGCAAAGAAACCGACGCCATCCTGCCGGGCAGCCTGGAGAAATTCAGAGAGCTGCTGTACTACGAATTCGGTGACTTCGACAAAGACGACGTGTACGACCGCGTGGGCACCCAGCTCGACGAGGCCGAGAACGCGCACGGCGGGCGCAAGAACGCGGTGTTCTATCTGAGCACGCCCCCCAGCCTGTTCGAGCCGATCAGCAACGGTCTGGGCCGACTGAAGTTGCAGGACCAGAGCGAGGGCTGGCGGCGCATCATCATCGAGAAGCCGTTCGGCACCACGCTCGAAACCGCCCGCCACCTGAACGACGCCATTCACGGCGTCTGGGACGAGTCGCAGGTGTACCGCATCGACCACTATCTCGGCAAGGAGACGGTGCAGAACCTGATGGCGATTCGCTTCGGCAACGCCATCTTCGAGCCGATCTGGAACCGCAGCTATGTCGATCATGTGCAGATTACCGCCGCCGAAGACCTGGGGCTGGAAGGCCGCGCCGGGTATTACGAGGAAGCGGGCATTCTGCGCGACATGCTTCAGAACCACCTGATGCAGCTGTTTACGCTGGTGGCGATGGAACCCCCGGTGGCCTTCGACGAGGGAGCCATCCGCGACGAGAAGGTGAAGGTGCTGCGGGCGGTCAAACCGATTCCGAAAGAGCAGGTGGCGGCGTCGGCGGTGCGCGGGCAGTATGGCCCCGGCACGCTGGCGGGCGAGCGCGTGCCTGGCTACCGCGAGGAACCCGGCGTGAAGCCCGGCAGCAGCACCCCGACGTATGTGGCGGTCAAGTTCGAGATCGAGAACTGGCGCTGGCAGGGCGTGCCCTTCTTTATCCGCACCGGAAAGCGGCTGCCCAAGAAGGTCACGGAAATCGCGGTGGTGTTCAAGAAGCCGCCGCTGGGCCTGTTTCCCGGTGGACTGGAGCGCAACGTGCTGGCCTTCCGCATCCAGCCCGACGAGGGCGTGAGCCTGAAGTTTTCGAGCAAGACGCCGGGGCAGGAAAATCAGCTGCGCGAGGTCACGATGGATTTTCGCTACGACGCCTTCGGGGCCGGACTGGAAAGCCCGTACTCGCGGCTGGTGCTCGACGCCATGCTGGGCGACGCGACGCTGTTTCCCCGCGAGGACGAAGTGGATCACGCGTGGCAGCTCGTGACGGGCATGCTGGAAGCCTGGGACGGGCAGGACGCGCCGGAATTCCCCAACTACGCCGCCGGAAGCTGGGGGCCAGAAGCCGCCGACGCCCTGATGGGGCCGGATCGGCGCTGGAGAAGGCTGTAA
- the gnd gene encoding phosphogluconate dehydrogenase (NAD(+)-dependent, decarboxylating), whose amino-acid sequence MKLGMIGLGKMGGNMVTRLLEGGQEVVGYDLFPANVEAARLHGAQGASTLDELVAQLPAPRAVWVMVPSGKATEDTIMTLASKMQPGDTIIDGGNSNYKDSIRRAGVLEGMGIHFVDVGTSGGIWGLKEGYAMMVGGPKEAVDALSPVFEVLAPTPTEGWGRMGPSGSGHYVKMVHNGIEYGMMQAYAEGFELLHAKKDFGLDVAQIAELWRHGSVVRSWLLDLTADAMKADTDFNDLSDYVADSGEGRWTVLDSLELGIPTPVITLSVQMRLRSQQEVSYAGQMLSAMRRAFGGHAVKKLDEVAKTTTVQEVKPNTPPEAALNTDAPAVPAHDEARQLGESGNDRKGE is encoded by the coding sequence ATGAAGCTAGGCATGATCGGACTGGGCAAGATGGGCGGCAACATGGTAACGCGGCTGCTTGAGGGTGGTCAGGAAGTGGTCGGCTACGATCTGTTCCCCGCCAACGTCGAGGCGGCTCGGCTGCACGGCGCACAGGGCGCAAGCACCCTCGATGAACTGGTCGCGCAGCTTCCGGCCCCGCGTGCCGTGTGGGTCATGGTTCCCAGCGGCAAGGCCACCGAAGACACCATCATGACGCTGGCTTCCAAAATGCAGCCGGGCGACACCATCATCGACGGCGGAAACAGCAATTACAAAGACAGCATCCGGCGGGCGGGCGTACTGGAAGGCATGGGCATTCATTTTGTCGATGTCGGTACCTCGGGCGGCATCTGGGGTCTGAAGGAAGGCTACGCCATGATGGTGGGCGGGCCGAAAGAAGCCGTGGACGCGCTGAGCCCGGTGTTTGAAGTGCTCGCCCCCACGCCCACCGAGGGCTGGGGCCGCATGGGGCCTTCGGGCAGTGGACACTACGTCAAGATGGTGCACAACGGCATCGAGTACGGCATGATGCAGGCCTACGCCGAGGGCTTCGAGCTGCTGCACGCCAAGAAAGACTTCGGGCTGGACGTGGCGCAGATCGCCGAGCTGTGGCGACACGGCAGCGTGGTTCGCAGCTGGCTGCTCGACCTGACCGCCGACGCCATGAAGGCCGACACCGATTTCAACGACCTCTCGGACTACGTGGCCGACTCGGGCGAGGGCCGCTGGACGGTGCTCGACAGCCTGGAACTGGGCATTCCCACGCCGGTCATCACGCTGAGCGTGCAGATGCGTCTGCGAAGCCAGCAGGAAGTCAGCTACGCGGGCCAGATGCTCTCGGCCATGCGCCGTGCATTCGGCGGGCACGCGGTCAAGAAGCTGGACGAGGTGGCAAAGACCACCACCGTGCAGGAAGTCAAGCCCAATACCCCGCCCGAAGCCGCCCTGAATACCGACGCTCCGGCAGTGCCCGCCCACGATGAAGCGCGTCAGCTCGGCGAGTCGGGAAACGACCGCAAGGGAGAGTGA
- a CDS encoding SRPBCC family protein, which translates to MSEPITFKDTIVIRSRPDTLFRLALDPKRREKWDPNYAQARYVGEEKLTSGAVVRFKLPRRLLGLSFTARYGQVQGPTRGGWESVQPFGPVEKLTQGWIFKPIPGGTEVTLSTNARVRYRWLAKPVERILRQMSASALLELQRQVDKQGAQLMEDTAREYQQKQRDAEKAAKQAGKKKK; encoded by the coding sequence ATGTCCGAACCCATCACCTTCAAAGACACCATCGTGATCCGTAGCCGCCCGGACACCCTCTTTCGGCTGGCGCTCGACCCGAAACGGCGCGAGAAGTGGGACCCGAACTACGCTCAGGCCCGGTACGTGGGCGAAGAAAAGCTGACCAGCGGAGCCGTGGTGCGGTTCAAGCTGCCCCGGCGACTGCTGGGCCTGAGCTTTACCGCCCGCTACGGACAGGTTCAGGGGCCGACACGCGGCGGCTGGGAGAGCGTGCAGCCGTTTGGCCCCGTCGAAAAACTGACGCAGGGCTGGATTTTCAAGCCCATTCCCGGCGGCACCGAAGTGACACTCTCGACCAATGCCCGCGTGCGTTATCGCTGGCTGGCAAAACCCGTCGAGCGCATCCTGCGACAGATGAGCGCCAGCGCCCTGCTGGAGTTGCAGCGGCAGGTCGATAAGCAGGGCGCACAGCTGATGGAAGACACCGCCCGCGAGTATCAGCAGAAGCAGCGCGACGCCGAAAAAGCGGCCAAGCAGGCTGGCAAAAAGAAGAAGTAA